A genome region from Verrucomicrobiota bacterium includes the following:
- a CDS encoding LysR family transcriptional regulator has translation MEFLNYHHLRYFWSVAREGSLTKAAAKLRVSQPTISAQIQALEGVLGEKLFRRAGRGLALTDVGQQVLSYAEEIFSLGQDLLNSVKQRPTSRPLRLHLGVSDALPKLVVYRIIEPIFRFPQPVQVSCWETKLTDMLIELAAYRLDVVLADEPASTGVTTRVFNHFLGECGVTFCALPVLADKLKRGFPRSLNGAPALLPMSSSGLRRSLEKWFQATGVRPRLAAEIEDPALVNVLALHGLGFMPVPTFVVEEVINRFGFRAIGRTDECQQQFYAITPERRLTHPAVTAITSDARGRMFPGA, from the coding sequence ATGGAATTCTTGAACTACCACCACTTGCGCTATTTCTGGTCGGTCGCGCGGGAAGGCAGCCTGACCAAAGCCGCGGCGAAGCTTCGCGTTTCGCAACCTACCATCAGCGCGCAAATTCAGGCTCTGGAAGGCGTGCTCGGAGAGAAGCTATTTCGGCGGGCGGGCCGTGGATTAGCCCTGACGGACGTGGGCCAGCAAGTGTTGAGTTACGCGGAAGAAATTTTTTCGCTGGGGCAGGACTTGCTGAACTCGGTGAAGCAGCGGCCCACGTCGCGCCCCTTGAGGTTGCATCTCGGCGTGTCGGACGCGCTGCCCAAGCTGGTCGTTTATCGCATCATCGAGCCGATCTTTCGCTTCCCGCAGCCCGTCCAGGTTTCCTGCTGGGAAACCAAACTCACGGACATGCTCATCGAGTTGGCGGCGTACCGGCTGGACGTCGTGCTGGCCGATGAACCGGCCTCCACGGGAGTCACCACGCGCGTCTTCAACCATTTTCTGGGCGAATGCGGGGTGACGTTCTGCGCGTTGCCGGTTCTGGCGGACAAGCTCAAGCGCGGCTTTCCGCGCTCCTTGAATGGCGCGCCGGCTCTGTTGCCGATGTCAAGCAGCGGGCTACGCCGCTCGCTGGAAAAATGGTTTCAGGCTACGGGCGTCCGGCCGCGGCTAGCCGCAGAGATCGAGGATCCGGCGCTGGTGAACGTCCTCGCGCTCCACGGCCTGGGCTTTATGCCGGTGCCGACCTTTGTGGTCGAAGAGGTCATCAATCGGTTTGGGTTCCGCGCCATCGGACGGACGGACGAGTGCCAGCAGCAATTCTACGCCATTACGCCGGAACGCAGACTAACCCATCCCGCCGTGACCGCGATTACCTCGGACGCGCGCGGCAGAATGTTTCCCGGCGCATGA
- a CDS encoding metallophosphoesterase family protein gives MKYALLADIHANLKALETVLEDARTHHCTHLACLGDLVGYNRQPKECVDAIRRLGIPCVKGNFDEYCCMETHPEGLNPKALEYIQWTHDQLTEDDRAWMRALPYVEVLHGFSIVHSSLNEPRRWAYVFDRVSARFQFDHQTTPVCFFGHTHVPVVFVRDTTVRGGSYTKFKIEPNRQYFVNVGSVGHPRDGQRKATYAIYDLDGQTIELRRLEVP, from the coding sequence ATGAAATACGCGCTCCTCGCTGACATCCACGCCAATCTCAAGGCGCTCGAAACTGTTCTGGAGGACGCGCGAACCCACCACTGCACGCACCTGGCGTGTCTGGGAGACCTGGTCGGCTACAACCGCCAGCCCAAAGAATGCGTTGATGCCATCCGCCGCCTGGGCATCCCCTGTGTGAAGGGCAATTTCGACGAGTACTGCTGCATGGAGACGCACCCGGAGGGCTTGAATCCGAAGGCGCTGGAATACATCCAATGGACTCACGACCAACTGACGGAGGACGACCGCGCCTGGATGCGTGCGCTACCCTATGTGGAAGTGTTGCACGGTTTCTCCATCGTTCACTCCAGCCTGAACGAGCCGCGGCGATGGGCTTACGTGTTCGACCGCGTCTCCGCGCGTTTTCAATTCGATCATCAGACGACGCCGGTTTGTTTCTTCGGGCACACCCATGTGCCGGTGGTTTTTGTGCGGGACACCACCGTTCGGGGCGGCAGCTACACGAAGTTCAAGATCGAGCCGAACCGGCAATATTTCGTGAACGTCGGAAGCGTCGGCCATCCGCGCGACGGGCAACGGAAAGCCACCTACGCCATTTACGATTTGGACGGGCAGACGATTGAGCTGAGGCGATTGGAAGTGCCTTGA
- a CDS encoding TerC family protein, translating to MLALDLGVFHRKTRAVGMKEALMWSGLWVALALLFNAGVWHWRGGEKGLEFLTGYLVELSLSVDNLFVFLLIFAYFKVPAQYQHKVLFWGILGALAMRAVFIAAGVTLLHRFHWITYLFGALLVVSGIKMIVQKNHDVHPEKNPVLRLFRRFMPVTAAFQGGKFFVKQDKLWLATPLFVVLLMLETTDLVFAVDSVPAVLAITTDPFIVYTSNVFAILGLRSMFFALAGVMQRFSYLHYGLAAVLVFVGAKMLVSGLYKIPTLTSLLVIVALLAVAVLASLLRASRQAASLVEGRGLRGLDLDEDPNGIPTQSPGLRGTSYPGKR from the coding sequence ATGCTGGCGCTGGACCTGGGCGTGTTTCACCGCAAGACGCGCGCGGTCGGCATGAAAGAGGCGTTGATGTGGAGCGGGCTTTGGGTCGCTCTCGCCTTGCTCTTCAACGCCGGAGTCTGGCACTGGCGCGGGGGCGAAAAAGGATTGGAATTTCTGACCGGCTATCTGGTCGAACTGTCGCTGAGCGTGGACAACCTCTTCGTGTTCCTGCTGATCTTCGCTTACTTCAAGGTGCCGGCGCAGTATCAGCACAAGGTTTTGTTCTGGGGAATTCTGGGCGCGCTGGCCATGCGCGCCGTGTTCATCGCCGCCGGGGTCACGCTCCTCCACCGGTTCCACTGGATTACCTATCTCTTTGGCGCGTTGCTCGTCGTGAGCGGAATCAAGATGATCGTGCAGAAAAACCACGATGTGCATCCGGAGAAGAATCCTGTGCTGAGGCTTTTTCGGCGGTTCATGCCGGTCACGGCGGCGTTTCAGGGCGGCAAATTCTTCGTGAAACAGGACAAGCTGTGGCTGGCCACACCGCTCTTCGTCGTTCTCCTGATGCTGGAGACGACCGATCTGGTGTTCGCCGTGGACTCCGTGCCCGCCGTGCTGGCCATCACGACGGACCCGTTCATCGTCTATACGTCGAACGTATTCGCCATCCTGGGATTGCGCTCCATGTTCTTCGCGCTGGCCGGCGTCATGCAACGCTTCTCCTATCTGCACTACGGGCTGGCGGCGGTGCTGGTCTTCGTCGGCGCGAAGATGCTGGTGTCCGGCCTTTACAAGATTCCGACGCTGACCTCACTTCTGGTCATTGTCGCGCTGTTAGCCGTGGCGGTCCTCGCTTCGCTGCTGCGCGCGAGCCGGCAGGCGGCGTCGCTGGTTGAGGGTAGGGGATTGAGGGGTCTTGATTTGGACGAGGATCCAAACGGAATTCCGACGCAAAGCCCAGGGTTGCGAGGAACGAGCTACCCTGGGAAACGTTAG
- a CDS encoding FKBP-type peptidyl-prolyl cis-trans isomerase, with protein MKSFSVAFLVAVSGLVSLHAADKPVLPDKNAQISYSVGVNIGQNWKQQDYTEFDPEQVLKGIKDVLSGAKLLLTEQEMRDVLAAYRTEHRVRQEEKRKQLGEKNKTEAAKFLAENKGKPGIVTLPSSLQYKVLTAGNGPTPGSNDTVTVHYRGTLLDGAEFDSSHKRGQPATFPVTGVIKGWTEALQLMKVGSKWQLFIPPDLAYGERGYGSQIGPNSLLTFEIDLVSTTVPPPVPAPVPQPVTSDIIKVPSAEELKKGAQIEVIKADQLPKTDTAPKK; from the coding sequence ATGAAATCATTCTCAGTCGCTTTTTTGGTGGCCGTCTCAGGCCTGGTCTCTCTCCACGCCGCGGACAAACCGGTGCTTCCGGACAAAAACGCCCAGATCAGCTACAGCGTGGGCGTCAACATTGGCCAGAATTGGAAGCAACAGGACTATACGGAATTCGATCCCGAGCAAGTTCTCAAAGGGATCAAAGACGTGCTGTCCGGAGCCAAGTTGCTCCTGACCGAACAGGAAATGCGCGACGTCCTGGCCGCCTACCGAACCGAGCATCGCGTCAGGCAGGAGGAAAAGCGAAAGCAACTCGGCGAGAAAAACAAAACCGAAGCCGCGAAATTTCTGGCTGAAAACAAAGGCAAACCCGGCATCGTGACTTTGCCCAGCAGTCTGCAATACAAGGTGCTCACCGCCGGCAACGGCCCAACGCCCGGCAGCAACGACACGGTCACTGTTCATTATCGGGGCACGCTGCTTGACGGCGCCGAGTTTGACAGTTCGCATAAACGAGGCCAGCCTGCCACCTTCCCCGTCACCGGGGTGATCAAGGGCTGGACCGAAGCTTTGCAGCTCATGAAGGTTGGCTCGAAATGGCAGTTGTTCATCCCGCCGGACCTGGCGTACGGCGAGCGCGGCTACGGATCTCAGATTGGACCGAATTCCCTGCTGACCTTCGAAATCGATTTGGTTTCCACCACGGTGCCCCCGCCGGTCCCGGCTCCCGTGCCTCAGCCGGTCACGAGCGACATCATCAAGGTCCCATCGGCCGAGGAACTCAAGAAAGGCGCCCAGATCGAGGTCATCAAAGCGGATCAGCTTCCCAAAACGGATACTGCGCCCAAGAAGTGA